From Coffea arabica cultivar ET-39 chromosome 10e, Coffea Arabica ET-39 HiFi, whole genome shotgun sequence, one genomic window encodes:
- the LOC113712226 gene encoding pre-mRNA-processing protein 40A isoform X1 gives MANNPPQSSGAQPLRPPAVGSVAPPNYGVPFPMQFRPAMPGQQGQLFPPMSTAQQFRPVGQVQNVGLPHGQTQPLQYSQPMQQFPSQLGTAAPSSQPIHNPLIQQNMPITSGAQQPQQTGSTLNNHPHGVGGPAVQFSSSYTFAPSSFGQTQNGMNIPSQHQTHVPAVSGQLWLQPGSQGAPPGTHLQQAAAISTPSNWQEFEAANGRRYYYNKVTQQSSWEKPLELMTPIERADASTVWKEFTTPEGRKYYYNKETKESKWTMPEELKLAREQAEKAASFGSHLEMGVPTAPTSTSVGQPPLVTSVSSTSSTVSAIASSPIAVTPVAAVVNSPTVAVFGSPAVPTVQPAVTSMVSVPSLGETSASPAPTTGSLGMHNVENNSSHIAEGSTGEASSQDIEEAKKGMAVAGKVNVTTSEEKPMDDEPLVFTNKQEAKNAFKALLESANVEADWTWEQAMRVIINDKRYGALKTLGERKQAFNEYLMQRKKIEAEERRLRQRKAKEEFTKMLEECRELTSLTRWSKAVTMLEDDERFKAVEKESDREDLFRSYLVDLQKKERVKAQEEHRRNRSEYRQFLETCGFIKVDSQWRKVQDLLEDDERCSRLDKIDRLEIFQEYIRDLEREEEEQKKKEKEQLRRAERKNRDAFRKLMEEHIAAGILNAKTLWRDYCQKVKDTEAYQAVALNTSGSTPMDLFEDVLEELENQYHDDKTRIKDAVKLEKISVLPMWTLEDFKAAIKESISSEVSDINLQLVFEDLLERAKEKEEKEAKKRQRLAKDFSDLLSTIKEITATSNWEESKELLEDSSEYRSIGEENSCKEIFEEYIARLQEKAKEKERKREEEKARKEREREEKEKKKDKDRREKEKEKEKDKEKEREREREREKEKGKERSKKDEVDTANADAIDDHGLKEEKKKEKDDHGLKEEKKREKDRDKKHRKRHHSVTDDASSEKDEKEETKKSRRHSSDRKKSRKHGHSPESDCETRHKRHRKDHRDGSRRGGGHEELEDGELGEDVEME, from the exons ATGGCCAATAATCCTCCCCAGTCATCCGGTGCACAG CCTCTTCGGCCTCCTGCAGTGGGATCAGTGGCACCTCCAAATTATGGCGTTCCTTTCCCTATGCAA TTCCGTCCTGCCATGCCTGGACAGCAAGGCCAACTGTTTCCTCCTATGTCAACTGCTCAGCAATTTCGCCCTGTTGGTCAAGTGCAGAATGTCGGACTGCCACATGGACAAACTCAGCCTCTGCAGTATTCCCAACCAATGCAGCAGTTTCCTTCTCAGCTTGGTACTGCTGCACCTTCATCTCAGCCAATTCATAATCCATTAATTCAACAAAATATGCCTATTACTTCCGGTGCGCAGCAGCCTCAGCAAACAGGATCCACCTTGAATAATCATCCGCACGGTGTAGGTGGCCCAGCAGTTCAATTCTCATCATCTTATACT TTTGCACCGTCTTCTTTTGGTCAGACACAAAATGGCATGAATATTCCATCGCAACATCAAACTCATGTACCAGCTGTCTCTGGTCAACTGTGGCTGCAGCCTGGAAGTCAAGGTGCTCCTCCTGGTACACATTTGCAGCAGGCAGCCGCGATCTCA ACTCCATCAAACTGGCAGGAGTTTGAGGCTGCTAATGGAAGAAG ATACTACTACAACAAGGTCACACAACAATCTAGCTGGGAGAAGCCTCTAGAACTGATGACACCCATAGAG AGAGCTGATGCATCAACAGTTTGGAAAGAATTTACCACTCCTGAGGGTAGAAA GTATTACTACAATAAGGAAACAAAGGAATCAAAATGGACAATGCCTGAGGAGCTAAAG CTGGCTCGTGAACAAGCTGAAAAGGCAGCTTCCTTTGGATCTCATTTAGAAATGGGTGTGCCTACTGCTCCAACTAGCACCTCCGTTGGACAACCACCTCTTGTTACTTCAGTTAGCTCCACTTCTTCAACAGTATCTGCCATAGCTTCTAGCCCAATTGCGGTGACTCCTGTGGCTGCTGTTGTTAATTCTCCCACTGTGGCCGTTTTTGGATCACCTGCAGTTCCAACAGTACAACCTGCTGTAACAAGTATGGTTAGTGTGCCCTCTCTAGGTGAAACATCCGCTTCACCTGCTCCTACAACAGGAAGCTTGGGAATGCATAATGTGGAGAATAATTCTTCACACATTGCTGAAGGTTCTACTGGTGAAGCTTCTTCTCAGGATATTGAG GAGGCAAAGAAGGGCATGGCTGTCGCAGGAAAAGTTAATGTGACAACCTCAGAAGAAAAGCCGATGGACGATGAACCTTTAGTTTTCACCAATAAACAG GAAGCAAAAAATGCTTTTAAAGCATTACTAGAGTCTGCAAATGTTGAGGCAGATTGGACTTGGGAGCAG GCTATGCGGGTTATTATTAATGACAAAAGATATGGTGCCCTAAAAACACTTGGTGAGAGGAAACAGGCATTCAATGAG TACTTGATGCAAAGGAAAAAGATAGAGGCAGAGGAGAGACGTTTGAggcaaagaaaagcaaaagaagaatttACGAAGATGTTGGAA GAGTGCAGGGAGCTTACATCATTGACAAGATGGAG CAAAGCGGTAACGATGTTAGAAGATGATGAACGTTTCAAAGCTGTGGAAAAAGAATCAGATCGTGAGGATCTTTTTAGAAGTTACCTGGTGGATCTTCAGAAAAAG GAAAGAGTTAAGGCACAGGAGGAGCATCGCCGGAATAGGTCAGAGTATAGGCAATTTCTGGAAACTTGTGGCTTTATTAag GTAGATAGCCAGTGGAGGAAAGTTCAAGATCTCTTGGAAGACGATGAAAGATGTTCACGCCTTGACAAGATTGATCGTTTGGAGATCTTCCAG GAATACATCCGAGATTTGgagagggaggaggaagagcagaaaaagaaagaaaag GAACAATTGAGACGTGCTGAGCGCAAAAATCGAGATGCTTTTCGCAAGTTGATGGAAGAACATATTGCTGCTGGCATTTTGAATGCTAAAACTCTTTGGCGTGATTACTGCCAGAAG GTCAAAGATACTGAGGCTTATCAGGCTGTTGCATTGAACACTTCTGGATCTACACCAATGGATTTGTTCGAGGATGTTTTGGAAGAATTGGAAAACCAG tATCATGATGACAAGACACGGATAAAAGATGCAGTGAAGCTGGAAAAG ATATCTGTTTTGCCAATGTGGACATTGGAAGACTTTAAGGCTGCTATTAAGGAGAGCATCAGCTCAGAGGTATCAGATATTAATTTACAG CTTGTTTTCGAGGATCTACTAGAGAGAGCCAAAGAAAAGGAGGAGAAAGAAGCTAAAAAGCGTCAGCGTCTTGCTAAAGACTTCAGTGATTTGCTGAGCACCATtaag GAAATAACTGCGACATCTAACTGGGAGGAATCAAAAGAATTGCTTGAAGACAGCTCAGAATATAG ATCCATTGGAGAGGAGAATTCTTGCAAGGAAATCTTTGAAGAATATATTGCACGCTTGCAggagaaggcaaaggaaaaGGAACGCAAACGAGAGGAGGAAAAG gctagaaaagagagagaaagagaagaaaaagagaagaagaaggatAAAGACAGAagggagaaagagaaagagaaagaaaaagacaaagagaaagagagagaaagggaacgtgaaagagaaaaagaaaaagggaaagaaagatcGAAGAAAGACGAAGTAGATACTGCAAATGCAGATGCCATTGATGATCATGGACtcaaagaagagaagaaaaaggaaaaagatgatcatggactcaaagaagagaagaaaagggaaaaagacaGAGACAAGAAACATCGAAAGAGGCACCACAGTGTAACTGATGATGCAAGTTCTGAGAAGGATGAGAAAGAGGAGACTAAGAAGTCTCGTCGGCATAGCAGTGACCGTAAAAAGTCAAGGAAG CATGGGCATTCACCTGAATCTGATTGTGAAACACGGCATAAAAGACACAGAAAAGATCATAGGGATGGATCTCGTCGAGGTGGTGGGCATGAGGAGCTTGAAGATGGTGAGcttggtgaagatgtggaaatggAATAA
- the LOC113712226 gene encoding pre-mRNA-processing protein 40A isoform X3, with translation MANNPPQSSGAQPLRPPAVGSVAPPNYGVPFPMQFRPAMPGQQGQLFPPMSTAQQFRPVGQVQNVGLPHGQTQPLQYSQPMQQFPSQLGTAAPSSQPIHNPLIQQNMPITSGAQQPQQTGSTLNNHPHGVGGPAVQFSSSYTFAPSSFGQTQNGMNIPSQHQTHVPAVSGQLWLQPGSQGAPPGTHLQQAAAISTPSNWQEFEAANGRRYYYNKVTQQSSWEKPLELMTPIERADASTVWKEFTTPEGRKYYYNKETKESKWTMPEELKLAREQAEKAASFGSHLEMGVPTAPTSTSVGQPPLVTSVSSTSSTVSAIASSPIAVTPVAAVVNSPTVAVFGSPAVPTVQPAVTSMVSVPSLGETSASPAPTTGSLGMHNVENNSSHIAEGSTGEASSQDIEEAKKGMAVAGKVNVTTSEEKPMDDEPLVFTNKQEAKNAFKALLESANVEADWTWEQAMRVIINDKRYGALKTLGERKQAFNEYLMQRKKIEAEERRLRQRKAKEEFTKMLEECRELTSLTRWSKAVTMLEDDERFKAVEKESDREDLFRSYLVDLQKKERVKAQEEHRRNRSEYRQFLETCGFIKVDSQWRKVQDLLEDDERCSRLDKIDRLEIFQEYIRDLEREEEEQKKKEKEQLRRAERKNRDAFRKLMEEHIAAGILNAKTLWRDYCQKVKDTEAYQAVALNTSGSTPMDLFEDVLEELENQYHDDKTRIKDAVKLEKISVLPMWTLEDFKAAIKESISSEVSDINLQLVFEDLLERAKEKEEKEAKKRQRLAKDFSDLLSTIKEITATSNWEESKELLEDSSEYRSIGEENSCKEIFEEYIARLQEKAKEKERKREEEKKRERKRRKREEEG, from the exons ATGGCCAATAATCCTCCCCAGTCATCCGGTGCACAG CCTCTTCGGCCTCCTGCAGTGGGATCAGTGGCACCTCCAAATTATGGCGTTCCTTTCCCTATGCAA TTCCGTCCTGCCATGCCTGGACAGCAAGGCCAACTGTTTCCTCCTATGTCAACTGCTCAGCAATTTCGCCCTGTTGGTCAAGTGCAGAATGTCGGACTGCCACATGGACAAACTCAGCCTCTGCAGTATTCCCAACCAATGCAGCAGTTTCCTTCTCAGCTTGGTACTGCTGCACCTTCATCTCAGCCAATTCATAATCCATTAATTCAACAAAATATGCCTATTACTTCCGGTGCGCAGCAGCCTCAGCAAACAGGATCCACCTTGAATAATCATCCGCACGGTGTAGGTGGCCCAGCAGTTCAATTCTCATCATCTTATACT TTTGCACCGTCTTCTTTTGGTCAGACACAAAATGGCATGAATATTCCATCGCAACATCAAACTCATGTACCAGCTGTCTCTGGTCAACTGTGGCTGCAGCCTGGAAGTCAAGGTGCTCCTCCTGGTACACATTTGCAGCAGGCAGCCGCGATCTCA ACTCCATCAAACTGGCAGGAGTTTGAGGCTGCTAATGGAAGAAG ATACTACTACAACAAGGTCACACAACAATCTAGCTGGGAGAAGCCTCTAGAACTGATGACACCCATAGAG AGAGCTGATGCATCAACAGTTTGGAAAGAATTTACCACTCCTGAGGGTAGAAA GTATTACTACAATAAGGAAACAAAGGAATCAAAATGGACAATGCCTGAGGAGCTAAAG CTGGCTCGTGAACAAGCTGAAAAGGCAGCTTCCTTTGGATCTCATTTAGAAATGGGTGTGCCTACTGCTCCAACTAGCACCTCCGTTGGACAACCACCTCTTGTTACTTCAGTTAGCTCCACTTCTTCAACAGTATCTGCCATAGCTTCTAGCCCAATTGCGGTGACTCCTGTGGCTGCTGTTGTTAATTCTCCCACTGTGGCCGTTTTTGGATCACCTGCAGTTCCAACAGTACAACCTGCTGTAACAAGTATGGTTAGTGTGCCCTCTCTAGGTGAAACATCCGCTTCACCTGCTCCTACAACAGGAAGCTTGGGAATGCATAATGTGGAGAATAATTCTTCACACATTGCTGAAGGTTCTACTGGTGAAGCTTCTTCTCAGGATATTGAG GAGGCAAAGAAGGGCATGGCTGTCGCAGGAAAAGTTAATGTGACAACCTCAGAAGAAAAGCCGATGGACGATGAACCTTTAGTTTTCACCAATAAACAG GAAGCAAAAAATGCTTTTAAAGCATTACTAGAGTCTGCAAATGTTGAGGCAGATTGGACTTGGGAGCAG GCTATGCGGGTTATTATTAATGACAAAAGATATGGTGCCCTAAAAACACTTGGTGAGAGGAAACAGGCATTCAATGAG TACTTGATGCAAAGGAAAAAGATAGAGGCAGAGGAGAGACGTTTGAggcaaagaaaagcaaaagaagaatttACGAAGATGTTGGAA GAGTGCAGGGAGCTTACATCATTGACAAGATGGAG CAAAGCGGTAACGATGTTAGAAGATGATGAACGTTTCAAAGCTGTGGAAAAAGAATCAGATCGTGAGGATCTTTTTAGAAGTTACCTGGTGGATCTTCAGAAAAAG GAAAGAGTTAAGGCACAGGAGGAGCATCGCCGGAATAGGTCAGAGTATAGGCAATTTCTGGAAACTTGTGGCTTTATTAag GTAGATAGCCAGTGGAGGAAAGTTCAAGATCTCTTGGAAGACGATGAAAGATGTTCACGCCTTGACAAGATTGATCGTTTGGAGATCTTCCAG GAATACATCCGAGATTTGgagagggaggaggaagagcagaaaaagaaagaaaag GAACAATTGAGACGTGCTGAGCGCAAAAATCGAGATGCTTTTCGCAAGTTGATGGAAGAACATATTGCTGCTGGCATTTTGAATGCTAAAACTCTTTGGCGTGATTACTGCCAGAAG GTCAAAGATACTGAGGCTTATCAGGCTGTTGCATTGAACACTTCTGGATCTACACCAATGGATTTGTTCGAGGATGTTTTGGAAGAATTGGAAAACCAG tATCATGATGACAAGACACGGATAAAAGATGCAGTGAAGCTGGAAAAG ATATCTGTTTTGCCAATGTGGACATTGGAAGACTTTAAGGCTGCTATTAAGGAGAGCATCAGCTCAGAGGTATCAGATATTAATTTACAG CTTGTTTTCGAGGATCTACTAGAGAGAGCCAAAGAAAAGGAGGAGAAAGAAGCTAAAAAGCGTCAGCGTCTTGCTAAAGACTTCAGTGATTTGCTGAGCACCATtaag GAAATAACTGCGACATCTAACTGGGAGGAATCAAAAGAATTGCTTGAAGACAGCTCAGAATATAG ATCCATTGGAGAGGAGAATTCTTGCAAGGAAATCTTTGAAGAATATATTGCACGCTTGCAggagaaggcaaaggaaaaGGAACGCAAACGAGAGGAGGAAAAG aaaagagagagaaagagaagaaaaagagaagaagaaggatAA
- the LOC113712226 gene encoding pre-mRNA-processing protein 40A isoform X2: MANNPPQSSGAQPLRPPAVGSVAPPNYGVPFPMQFRPAMPGQQGQLFPPMSTAQQFRPVGQVQNVGLPHGQTQPLQYSQPMQQFPSQLGTAAPSSQPIHNPLIQQNMPITSGAQQPQQTGSTLNNHPHGVGGPAVQFSSSYTTQNGMNIPSQHQTHVPAVSGQLWLQPGSQGAPPGTHLQQAAAISTPSNWQEFEAANGRRYYYNKVTQQSSWEKPLELMTPIERADASTVWKEFTTPEGRKYYYNKETKESKWTMPEELKLAREQAEKAASFGSHLEMGVPTAPTSTSVGQPPLVTSVSSTSSTVSAIASSPIAVTPVAAVVNSPTVAVFGSPAVPTVQPAVTSMVSVPSLGETSASPAPTTGSLGMHNVENNSSHIAEGSTGEASSQDIEEAKKGMAVAGKVNVTTSEEKPMDDEPLVFTNKQEAKNAFKALLESANVEADWTWEQAMRVIINDKRYGALKTLGERKQAFNEYLMQRKKIEAEERRLRQRKAKEEFTKMLEECRELTSLTRWSKAVTMLEDDERFKAVEKESDREDLFRSYLVDLQKKERVKAQEEHRRNRSEYRQFLETCGFIKVDSQWRKVQDLLEDDERCSRLDKIDRLEIFQEYIRDLEREEEEQKKKEKEQLRRAERKNRDAFRKLMEEHIAAGILNAKTLWRDYCQKVKDTEAYQAVALNTSGSTPMDLFEDVLEELENQYHDDKTRIKDAVKLEKISVLPMWTLEDFKAAIKESISSEVSDINLQLVFEDLLERAKEKEEKEAKKRQRLAKDFSDLLSTIKEITATSNWEESKELLEDSSEYRSIGEENSCKEIFEEYIARLQEKAKEKERKREEEKARKEREREEKEKKKDKDRREKEKEKEKDKEKEREREREREKEKGKERSKKDEVDTANADAIDDHGLKEEKKKEKDDHGLKEEKKREKDRDKKHRKRHHSVTDDASSEKDEKEETKKSRRHSSDRKKSRKHGHSPESDCETRHKRHRKDHRDGSRRGGGHEELEDGELGEDVEME, translated from the exons ATGGCCAATAATCCTCCCCAGTCATCCGGTGCACAG CCTCTTCGGCCTCCTGCAGTGGGATCAGTGGCACCTCCAAATTATGGCGTTCCTTTCCCTATGCAA TTCCGTCCTGCCATGCCTGGACAGCAAGGCCAACTGTTTCCTCCTATGTCAACTGCTCAGCAATTTCGCCCTGTTGGTCAAGTGCAGAATGTCGGACTGCCACATGGACAAACTCAGCCTCTGCAGTATTCCCAACCAATGCAGCAGTTTCCTTCTCAGCTTGGTACTGCTGCACCTTCATCTCAGCCAATTCATAATCCATTAATTCAACAAAATATGCCTATTACTTCCGGTGCGCAGCAGCCTCAGCAAACAGGATCCACCTTGAATAATCATCCGCACGGTGTAGGTGGCCCAGCAGTTCAATTCTCATCATCTTATACT ACACAAAATGGCATGAATATTCCATCGCAACATCAAACTCATGTACCAGCTGTCTCTGGTCAACTGTGGCTGCAGCCTGGAAGTCAAGGTGCTCCTCCTGGTACACATTTGCAGCAGGCAGCCGCGATCTCA ACTCCATCAAACTGGCAGGAGTTTGAGGCTGCTAATGGAAGAAG ATACTACTACAACAAGGTCACACAACAATCTAGCTGGGAGAAGCCTCTAGAACTGATGACACCCATAGAG AGAGCTGATGCATCAACAGTTTGGAAAGAATTTACCACTCCTGAGGGTAGAAA GTATTACTACAATAAGGAAACAAAGGAATCAAAATGGACAATGCCTGAGGAGCTAAAG CTGGCTCGTGAACAAGCTGAAAAGGCAGCTTCCTTTGGATCTCATTTAGAAATGGGTGTGCCTACTGCTCCAACTAGCACCTCCGTTGGACAACCACCTCTTGTTACTTCAGTTAGCTCCACTTCTTCAACAGTATCTGCCATAGCTTCTAGCCCAATTGCGGTGACTCCTGTGGCTGCTGTTGTTAATTCTCCCACTGTGGCCGTTTTTGGATCACCTGCAGTTCCAACAGTACAACCTGCTGTAACAAGTATGGTTAGTGTGCCCTCTCTAGGTGAAACATCCGCTTCACCTGCTCCTACAACAGGAAGCTTGGGAATGCATAATGTGGAGAATAATTCTTCACACATTGCTGAAGGTTCTACTGGTGAAGCTTCTTCTCAGGATATTGAG GAGGCAAAGAAGGGCATGGCTGTCGCAGGAAAAGTTAATGTGACAACCTCAGAAGAAAAGCCGATGGACGATGAACCTTTAGTTTTCACCAATAAACAG GAAGCAAAAAATGCTTTTAAAGCATTACTAGAGTCTGCAAATGTTGAGGCAGATTGGACTTGGGAGCAG GCTATGCGGGTTATTATTAATGACAAAAGATATGGTGCCCTAAAAACACTTGGTGAGAGGAAACAGGCATTCAATGAG TACTTGATGCAAAGGAAAAAGATAGAGGCAGAGGAGAGACGTTTGAggcaaagaaaagcaaaagaagaatttACGAAGATGTTGGAA GAGTGCAGGGAGCTTACATCATTGACAAGATGGAG CAAAGCGGTAACGATGTTAGAAGATGATGAACGTTTCAAAGCTGTGGAAAAAGAATCAGATCGTGAGGATCTTTTTAGAAGTTACCTGGTGGATCTTCAGAAAAAG GAAAGAGTTAAGGCACAGGAGGAGCATCGCCGGAATAGGTCAGAGTATAGGCAATTTCTGGAAACTTGTGGCTTTATTAag GTAGATAGCCAGTGGAGGAAAGTTCAAGATCTCTTGGAAGACGATGAAAGATGTTCACGCCTTGACAAGATTGATCGTTTGGAGATCTTCCAG GAATACATCCGAGATTTGgagagggaggaggaagagcagaaaaagaaagaaaag GAACAATTGAGACGTGCTGAGCGCAAAAATCGAGATGCTTTTCGCAAGTTGATGGAAGAACATATTGCTGCTGGCATTTTGAATGCTAAAACTCTTTGGCGTGATTACTGCCAGAAG GTCAAAGATACTGAGGCTTATCAGGCTGTTGCATTGAACACTTCTGGATCTACACCAATGGATTTGTTCGAGGATGTTTTGGAAGAATTGGAAAACCAG tATCATGATGACAAGACACGGATAAAAGATGCAGTGAAGCTGGAAAAG ATATCTGTTTTGCCAATGTGGACATTGGAAGACTTTAAGGCTGCTATTAAGGAGAGCATCAGCTCAGAGGTATCAGATATTAATTTACAG CTTGTTTTCGAGGATCTACTAGAGAGAGCCAAAGAAAAGGAGGAGAAAGAAGCTAAAAAGCGTCAGCGTCTTGCTAAAGACTTCAGTGATTTGCTGAGCACCATtaag GAAATAACTGCGACATCTAACTGGGAGGAATCAAAAGAATTGCTTGAAGACAGCTCAGAATATAG ATCCATTGGAGAGGAGAATTCTTGCAAGGAAATCTTTGAAGAATATATTGCACGCTTGCAggagaaggcaaaggaaaaGGAACGCAAACGAGAGGAGGAAAAG gctagaaaagagagagaaagagaagaaaaagagaagaagaaggatAAAGACAGAagggagaaagagaaagagaaagaaaaagacaaagagaaagagagagaaagggaacgtgaaagagaaaaagaaaaagggaaagaaagatcGAAGAAAGACGAAGTAGATACTGCAAATGCAGATGCCATTGATGATCATGGACtcaaagaagagaagaaaaaggaaaaagatgatcatggactcaaagaagagaagaaaagggaaaaagacaGAGACAAGAAACATCGAAAGAGGCACCACAGTGTAACTGATGATGCAAGTTCTGAGAAGGATGAGAAAGAGGAGACTAAGAAGTCTCGTCGGCATAGCAGTGACCGTAAAAAGTCAAGGAAG CATGGGCATTCACCTGAATCTGATTGTGAAACACGGCATAAAAGACACAGAAAAGATCATAGGGATGGATCTCGTCGAGGTGGTGGGCATGAGGAGCTTGAAGATGGTGAGcttggtgaagatgtggaaatggAATAA
- the LOC113711995 gene encoding uncharacterized protein, with amino-acid sequence MMSSIMSKQLGDFLQEQQEPFILEVYLLERGYSSSSIGTCLKRSVSSGLRRNRKFIPNCSRIVRALFSRTLTVTEDQKVSNISGIRSEGVCVSEIDNIKQEMADDDKFSSASSATMFNSCSESDGEDAHYAWRKDGFWGIPDYYQAIKDENEVTADRRFRLENGEDGKQLSPVSVLEHTQSADGSPFCRKDGDARSHKQISTSVCACKSEKPFCSGFGEFCKPDASSQYAKNKKAVQKSKLLLFDCVREVVEKHKKYYPEPEGQQIQQIMGHEKLWELICQNIWLWSKESIHETNTAHLLHLDLLSSAQEWSNFEHHRQEIGIQLADAMLEDISYEVITDMTKNS; translated from the exons ATGATGTCTTCCATCATGTCCAAGCAGCTCGGAGACTTTCTCCAAGAACAGCAGGAACCTTTCATCTTAGAGGTTTATCTTCTTGAAAGAGGTTACAGCTCCAGCAGTATAGGAACATGTTTGAAAAGGTCAGTCAGCTCTGGTTTAAGGAGAAACAGAAAATTCATCCCGAATTGTTCAAGAATCGTGAGAGCTCTATTTAGCAGAACTCTGACTGTTACTGAGGACCAGAAAGTCAGCAATATTTCTGGAATCAGAAGTGAAGGTGTTTGTGTCTCAGAGATAGACAACATCAAACAGGAAATGGCAGATGATGATAAGTTTTCCTCCGCCAGCAGTGCAACAATGTTCAACTCTTGCTCAGAGAGTGATGGAGAAGATGCACATTACGCATGGAGAAAAGATGGCTTTTGGGGAATACCAGACTACTATCAAGCCATTAAAGATGAAAATGAG GTTACCGCAGACCGAAGGTTTAGATTGGAAAATGGCGAAGACGGCAAGCAGCTGAGCCCAGTTTCAGTTTTAGAACATACACAATCTGCTGATGGTTCACCATTTTGTAGAA AAGACGGTGATGCTAGAAGCCACAAGCAAATTTCGACTTCAGTGTGTGCATGTAAATCAGAGAAGCCATTTTGTTCTGGTTTCGGTGAATTTTGCAAGCCTGATGCATCATCTCAATACgcgaaaaacaagaaagcagTGCAAAAATCAAAACTACTTCTGTTTGACTGCGTTAGAGAAGTGGTGGAGAAGCACAAAAAGTACTACCCAGAGCCAGAAGGCCAACAAATTCAACAAATTATGGGGCATGAGAAGCTCTGGGAGCTCATATGCCAAAACATTTGGTTATGGAGCAAAGAATCAATTCATGAAACCAATACCGCCCATCTACTGCACCTTGATTTGTTATCTTCTGCTCAAGAGTGGAGCAATTTTGAGCATCACAGGCAAGAAATAGGTATTCAGCTTGCAGATGCGATGCTAGAGGATATCAGCTATGAGGTTATCACAGACATGACAAAGAATTCATGA